The genomic stretch TACACCGTGATTGACCAAACCGGGCACACCATCGGGAGGATCCGGAGGTCCTTGTATCATATGCTGATTCTGCGCCGCTGGCACGCCTACCGGCCTGACGGGTCGCTGCTGTGCGTTGCGAATGAGGACTCGGTGGTGCGGTCCGTCCTCGGCCGGATCGTCGGCTCCCGCTTCGCCCCGATGCGGTCGAACTACACCCTCACCGAGGCAAAGGTGGGGGCCGTCGTGGGATGGTTCGAGCGGAGGCGTCTCACCTTCGGGTGCTTCGTGCTGGACATGAGCCCCGACTACAAGAGGACGATCGACCGGCGGATGGCCCTCGCCCTCGGCGTGATGCTCGATGCCGGGGAGCGCCCTTAGGCCGGCAGCCGCCCTCTGCATGATTTTGTCACCCTGCATGAAAGCAGGTTTTTGGAGGCCCTATCAGAGGGATGGCAGTCCCGGGTTCAGAGAAACCAGTTTAGAGTTTCGAGTTTATAGTTTCGAGTTTATAGTTTGGAGTTTCGCGTTGGGTTTTCATTCCGCATTCCGCATTCCGAATTTCGCATTACCATTCTTACAGTGTGTCTGTTCTACCCACGCGGGCGGTTTACGGGACCTCGTGGAAGGGGTTCATCTGCCCGGGGGGGAGTGTATAATAGGGGCATCACGGGACGAGGAGGGGCCATGGGTATCGTGAAGATCATGCCGTGCCTGGACATGAAGGAGGGAAGGGTGGTGAAGGGAGTCCACTTCGTTGACCTCAAGGACGCGGGGGACCCGATAGAAAACGCCGCCTTTTACCAGGAGGAGGGGGCCGACGAGCTCGCCATGCTCGACATAGCGGCCACCCTGGAGAACCGGGGAACACGCCTGGAGTGGGTGAGAAACGTCTCCTCCGTCATCGATATCCCCCTCACGGTGGGAGGGGGGATCGCGTGCCTGGAGGACTTCGAGCTCGTCTTCGAGGCGGGAGCCGATATGGCGTCGGTGAACAGCGCGGCCGTTGCCAACCCCGACCTGGTGCGCCAGGCCTCCGCGGCCTTCGGGAAGGAGAAGGTCACCGTCGCCATAGACGCCAGGAGGAACGCCTCCATGCCGTCGGGCTTCGAGCTGGTCGTCTCCGGGGGCACGAAGCCCGTGGGGAAGGATGCCGTCGAGTGGGCGCGGCGGTGCGAGGATCTCGGCGCCGGGGTGATTTTGCCCACGAGCATGGACGGGGACGGGACGAAGGCCGGGTACGACCTGGAGTACACGAAGGCCATCTCCGATGCCGTCTCCCTCCCGGTGGTTGCCTCCGGCGGCGCGGGAACCCTCGAGCACTTCTACGAGGCGGTGACGCTGGGCGGGGCAGACACCCTGCTCGCCGCATCCGTCTTCCACTACCGGATCCTGAAGATTCGGGAGGTGAAGGAGTACCTGCGCGGCAGGGGCCTGGAGGTTATTTTGTGAGCCCGCCGGTCCCTTTTGCTGCCTTCGGGTGACCGGCATCTGTCTGGATTACTTTTAAGTCCCGGTGGAAATCTGCCACGGCGGAAACCGCCGTTTTCCTCACCGCCGCCGGAACATCGTAGAAGGTTACGACGATCTCCTTTCCCTTCCTGAGCGAGACGTCGAAGAAGTTGTGGTCCAGGTCGGCGAAGAGCGCGATCCGGTTTCCCGCGGAAACCTCCACGTATTTTTCCGCCACCATCTTCCTCCCCCTCTTCCTGAAGTCCTCGGAGAGCGAGGGGGTTTCTGAGAGAGAGCTGATGATGTCCGCGCACCGGTCCATCCCGATGTTCAGGGGGTTCAGGG from Deltaproteobacteria bacterium encodes the following:
- the hisF gene encoding imidazole glycerol phosphate synthase subunit HisF: MGIVKIMPCLDMKEGRVVKGVHFVDLKDAGDPIENAAFYQEEGADELAMLDIAATLENRGTRLEWVRNVSSVIDIPLTVGGGIACLEDFELVFEAGADMASVNSAAVANPDLVRQASAAFGKEKVTVAIDARRNASMPSGFELVVSGGTKPVGKDAVEWARRCEDLGAGVILPTSMDGDGTKAGYDLEYTKAISDAVSLPVVASGGAGTLEHFYEAVTLGGADTLLAASVFHYRILKIREVKEYLRGRGLEVIL